Proteins encoded within one genomic window of Diceros bicornis minor isolate mBicDic1 chromosome X, mDicBic1.mat.cur, whole genome shotgun sequence:
- the CAPN6 gene encoding calpain-6, with the protein MGPPLKLFKNQKYQELKQECIKDGRLFCDPTFLPENDSLFYNRLLPGKVVWKRPQDICDDPRLIVGNISNHQLIQGRLGHKPMVSAFSCLAVQESHWTKTIPNHKEQEWDPRKLDKYAGIFRFRFWHFGEWTEVVIDDLLPTINGDLVFSFSTSMNEFWNALLEKAYAKLLGCYEALDGLTTTDIIVDFTGTLAETVDMQKGRYTELVEEKYKLFGELYKTFTKGGLICCSIESPNQEEQEVETDWGLLKGHTYTMTDIRKIRLGERLVEVFSTEKLYMVRLRNPLGRQEWSGPWSEISEEWQQLTAADRKNLGLVMSDDGEFWMSLEDFCRNFHELNVCRNVNNPIFGRKELESVVGCWTVDDDPLMNRSGGCYNNRDTFLQNPQYIFTVPEDGHKVIMSLQQKDLRTYRRMGRPDNYIIGFELFKVEMNRKFRLHHLYIQERAGTSTYIDTRTVFLSKYLKKGNYVLVPTMFQHGRTSEFLLRIFSEVPVQLRELTLDMPKMSCWNLARGYPKVVTQITVHSAEGLEKKYANETVNPYLVIKCGKEEVRSPVQKNTVHAIFDTQAIFYRRTTDIPIIVQVWNSRKFCDQFLGQVTLDADPSDCRDLKSLYLRKKGGPTAKVKQGHISFKVISSDDLTEL; encoded by the exons ATGGGCCCTCCTCTGAAGCTCTTCAAAAACCAGAAGTACCAGGAACTGAAGCAGGAATGCATCAAAGATGGTAGACTTTTCTGTGATCCAACATTTTTGCCTGAGAATGATTCACTTTTCTACAACCGACTGCTTCCCGGAAAGGTGGTGTGGAAACGTCCCCAg GACATCTGTGATGACCCCCGTCTGATTGTGGGCAACATTAGCAACCACCAGCTGATCCAAGGGAGACTGGGGCACAAGCCAATGGTCTCTGCATTTTCCTGTTTGGCTGTTCAGGAGTCTCACTGGACAAAG ACAATTCCCAACCATAAGGAACAGGAATGGGACCCTCGAAAACTAGATAAATATGCTGGGATATTTCGCTTCCGCTTCTGGCATTTTGGAGAATGGACCGAGGTGGTGATTGATGACTTGCTGCCCACCATCAATGGAGATCTGGTtttctccttctccacctccatGAATGAGTTTTGGAATGCTTTATTGGAAAAAGCTTATGCAAA GCTGCTTGGCTGTTATGAGGCCCTTGATGGTTTGACCACCACTGATATCATCGTGGACTTCACTGGCACCTTGGCTGAAACTGTAGACATGCAGAAGGGAAGATACACGGAGCTTGTTGAGGAGAAGTACAAGCTGTTTGGAGAACTGTACAAAACATTTACCAAAGGAGGTCTGATCTGTTGCTCCATTGAG TCTCCTAATCAGGAGGAACAAGAAGTTGAAACTGATTGGGGTCTACTGAAGGGCCATACCTACACCATGACTGATATTCGCAAGATCCGTCTTGGAGAGAGACTTGTGGAAGTCTTCAGCACTGAGAAATTGTATATGGTTCGACTGAGGAACCCCTTGGGAAGACAGGAATGGAGTGGCCCCTGGAGTGAAAT TTCTGAAGAGTGGCAGCAACTGACTGCAGCAGATCGCAAGAACCTGGGGCTTGTTATGTCTGATGATGGAGAGTTTTG GATGAGCCTGGAGGACTTTTGCCGCAACTTTCATGAACTGAATGTCTGCCGCAATGTGAACAACCCTATTTTTGGCCGCAAGGAACTGGAATCAGTGGTAGGATGCTGGACTGTGGATGACGATCCGCTGATGAACCGTTCAGGAGGCTGCTATAACAACCGAGATACCTTCCTGCAGAATCCCCAG TACATCTTCACTGTGCCTGAGGATGGGCACAAGGTCATCATGTCACTGCAGCAGAAGGACCTGCGTACTTACCGCCGCATGGGAAGACCTGACAATTACATCATTGGTTTTGAGCTCTTCAAG GTGGAGATGAACCGCAAATTCCGCCTCCACCACCTCTACATCCAAGAACGTGCTGGGACTTCCACCTATATTGACACCCGCACCGTGTTTCTGAGCAAGTACCTGAAGAAGGGCAACTATGTGCTTGTCCCAACCATGTTCCAACATGGCCGCACCAGCGAGTTTCTCCTGAGAATCTTCTCTGAAGTGCCTGTCCAGCTCAG GGAACTGACTCTGGATATGCCCAAGATGTCCTGCTGGAACCTGGCTCGTGGCTATCCAAAGGTTGTTACCCAGATCACTGTTCACAGCGCCGAGGGCTTGGAGAAGAAGTATGCCAATGAAA CTGTAAACCCATATTTGGTCATCAAGTGTGGAAAGGAGGAAGTCCGTTCTCCTGTCCAAAAGAATACTGTTCATGCCATTTTTGACACCCAGGCCATTTTCTACAGAAGGACCACTGACATTCCTATTATAGTGCAG GTCTGGAACAGCCGAAAATTCTGTGATCAGTTCTTGGGGCAGGTTACTCTGGATGCTGACCCCAGTGACTGCCGTGATCTGAAGTCTCTGTACCTGCGTAAGAAGGGTGGTCCCACTGCCAAAGTCAAGCAAGGCCACATCAGCTTCAAGGTTATTTCCAGCGATGATCTCACTGAGCTCTAA